A genomic window from Levilactobacillus yonginensis includes:
- the pstC gene encoding phosphate ABC transporter permease subunit PstC — MEQTNFQLKKQDAQSNEWSARLHHATRATREDWLGRGISYLCIGVIILVVASMLWFITSKGLATFTQNHVNVWQFLTGTNWSPDTGHIGAAPMIVGSFAVTFAAAIVATPFAVGTAIFMTEISPNKGRKLLQPVIELLVGIPSVVYGFIGLAVVVPFMRHLVGGSGFGIISATFVLFVMVLPTITSMTVDSLRAVPRHYKEASLALGATRWQTVSRVILRSATPGILTAIIFGMARAFGEALAVQMVIGNAAVMPKNLISAASTLTSQLTSGIGDTIDGTLPNNALWSLALILLLMSLFFNALVRVIAKRGQLKHER, encoded by the coding sequence CGCCACGCGTGAGGATTGGCTGGGGCGTGGTATCAGTTATCTCTGTATTGGGGTCATTATTCTAGTGGTGGCTTCGATGCTTTGGTTCATTACGTCCAAGGGGCTGGCCACATTTACTCAGAATCACGTGAATGTTTGGCAGTTTTTGACGGGGACTAACTGGTCACCCGATACCGGTCACATTGGAGCTGCCCCCATGATTGTTGGGTCCTTTGCGGTAACTTTTGCAGCAGCAATTGTGGCAACACCGTTTGCAGTAGGGACTGCCATCTTCATGACGGAAATTTCGCCCAACAAGGGACGGAAACTGTTACAACCAGTTATTGAATTACTGGTGGGGATTCCATCCGTGGTTTACGGGTTCATTGGATTGGCAGTGGTTGTGCCATTCATGCGCCACTTAGTTGGCGGTTCGGGATTTGGGATTATCTCAGCCACATTTGTCCTGTTCGTCATGGTGTTACCAACGATTACATCAATGACGGTGGACAGTTTACGTGCAGTTCCTCGTCATTACAAAGAGGCTTCTCTGGCGCTGGGCGCAACTCGGTGGCAGACAGTTTCACGGGTGATTTTACGTTCCGCCACGCCCGGTATTTTGACCGCAATTATTTTCGGGATGGCCCGGGCATTTGGTGAGGCTCTAGCTGTGCAAATGGTGATTGGGAACGCTGCGGTGATGCCAAAGAACTTGATCTCTGCAGCTTCAACGCTGACAAGCCAGTTGACTTCAGGGATTGGAGACACGATTGATGGTACCTTACCCAACAATGCACTGTGGTCACTGGCACTGATTCTGTTGCTCATGTCATTGTTCTTTAACGCATTAGTTCGGGTCATTGCTAAGAGGGGGCAGCTGAAACATGAACGCTAA
- the pstA gene encoding phosphate ABC transporter permease PstA produces the protein MNAKRKDFIATVMINLIVAAVVGILVFLLTYILVAGLPHVSWTFLTGTTDAFSGAGGIGVQLFNSFYLLVLTMLISIPISLGAGIYLAEYAKDNWRTSLIRSAIEVLSSLPSVVVGLFGFLLFVVKFKIEFSVISGAIALTFFNLPLLTRNIEESLSAVSSSQREAGLSLGLSKWKTEIGIILPVALPGIVTGVVLSAGRVFGEAAALIYTAGQSAPVTNFGDWNPMNADSPLNPFRPAETLAVHIWKINTEGLATNAAALSAAASAVLIIAVLLFNLSARLLGNYLYRRVTASK, from the coding sequence ATGAACGCTAAACGTAAAGACTTCATTGCAACGGTGATGATTAATTTGATAGTTGCCGCTGTGGTTGGTATCTTAGTTTTCCTGTTGACGTATATTCTAGTTGCCGGTTTACCACACGTGAGTTGGACGTTCCTGACGGGAACTACGGACGCCTTTTCTGGAGCTGGTGGCATTGGCGTACAACTGTTTAATTCCTTTTACCTGTTAGTTTTGACGATGCTCATTTCGATTCCAATTTCGTTAGGTGCCGGGATCTATTTGGCAGAATATGCGAAGGATAATTGGCGAACTAGTTTGATTCGTTCAGCCATTGAAGTGCTGAGTTCCCTGCCTTCGGTGGTGGTTGGGTTGTTTGGTTTCCTACTATTCGTGGTGAAGTTTAAGATTGAGTTTTCGGTTATCTCAGGGGCCATTGCTTTGACCTTCTTTAACCTCCCACTCTTGACGCGGAACATTGAAGAGTCATTGAGTGCAGTGTCCAGTAGTCAAAGAGAAGCTGGACTGTCATTGGGATTATCAAAGTGGAAGACTGAAATTGGCATTATTTTACCAGTTGCCTTGCCCGGGATTGTAACCGGGGTGGTCCTGAGTGCCGGTCGAGTTTTCGGGGAGGCCGCTGCGTTAATTTATACGGCTGGCCAAAGCGCACCAGTGACAAACTTTGGTGACTGGAACCCAATGAATGCGGATAGTCCGTTGAATCCATTCCGGCCTGCTGAAACCTTGGCAGTGCATATCTGGAAGATCAATACGGAAGGGTTAGCGACTAATGCTGCGGCACTGTCTGCTGCAGCTTCAGCGGTTCTGATTATTGCTGTGTTACTGTTCA